One Flavobacterium sp. 90 DNA segment encodes these proteins:
- a CDS encoding LacI family DNA-binding transcriptional regulator, with the protein MKAKATLKQIAKELGVSVSTVSKALNDSPEISEQTKVKIKEYAKLKNYKPNVIGLNLKNRKTKTIGVIIPNILNSFFAKVFSGIEKVADKKGYNVITCISNESLEKEIHTLEMLSNGTIDGFILSVSEEAQKLQDYSHFSAIISDGTPIVMFDRIADEVECDKVVVDDFDSALNSTQHLIDLGCKNIALISSVDNLSVGKLRADGYLKALADNNIPVNEKIILRTDSEDDMKAKIDAIFDNKIDAIFALDENDSVAALRVSLKKGYKVPEDISIIGFADGILASRRLSPSLTTVSQHGIEIGEVAAKQLIKRLEESEEETSDYETIVIKTKLKERESTRKK; encoded by the coding sequence ATGAAAGCTAAAGCAACTCTAAAGCAAATTGCGAAAGAACTAGGTGTTTCTGTATCGACGGTGTCTAAGGCATTAAACGATAGCCCGGAAATTAGTGAGCAAACGAAGGTGAAGATTAAGGAGTATGCCAAACTCAAAAATTATAAACCCAATGTTATTGGTCTTAATTTAAAGAATCGTAAGACGAAAACAATTGGTGTAATTATACCTAATATATTAAACTCCTTTTTTGCTAAGGTTTTTAGTGGTATCGAAAAAGTAGCCGATAAAAAAGGATATAATGTAATTACGTGTATTTCTAATGAATCTCTGGAAAAAGAAATTCACACACTTGAAATGTTAAGCAACGGAACAATTGACGGATTTATTCTTTCAGTTTCAGAAGAAGCGCAAAAATTACAGGATTACAGTCATTTCTCTGCTATTATTAGCGATGGAACTCCAATTGTAATGTTTGATCGTATTGCTGATGAAGTAGAATGTGATAAAGTTGTGGTAGATGATTTTGATTCTGCTTTAAATTCAACACAGCATTTAATTGATTTAGGATGTAAAAATATTGCTTTGATTTCTTCTGTAGATAATTTAAGCGTTGGAAAATTAAGAGCCGATGGATATTTGAAAGCTTTGGCAGATAACAATATTCCGGTAAACGAAAAAATTATCCTTCGTACCGATTCAGAAGATGATATGAAAGCTAAAATTGATGCAATTTTCGACAATAAAATTGATGCGATTTTTGCTTTAGACGAAAATGATTCAGTTGCTGCTTTACGCGTAAGTTTGAAAAAAGGATATAAAGTTCCGGAAGATATTTCGATTATAGGTTTTGCCGACGGTATTTTAGCTTCAAGACGTTTGTCACCAAGTTTAACAACTGTAAGTCAACACGGAATTGAAATTGGAGAAGTAGCTGCTAAACAATTAATCAAACGTTTAGAAGAATCTGAAGAAGAAACTTCTGATTACGAAACCATCGTTATCAAAACAAAATTGAAAGAACGAGAATCGACAAGAAAAAAATAA
- a CDS encoding ferritin-like domain-containing protein has product MKNEVKIHEVDRSLNNRRSFLKLSGLALAGAGLVIAGCSNNDDNDPAPEDTSLPGVRNGIFDLGSGDFGVLTYAYALEQLEADFYTKVVNSSNFNSTFNDIERQVLTDLYHHEVIHRDFFKAALSGALPNPSAQLLPTLAFNYGALNFNSRTDVLATAKALEDTGVAAYNGAGKLIKSADYLLLAGKIVSVEARHASAIRSLINPNSSDFAGDDVINTSTGLDVAKDPSKILPIAGGFITTKFTAKYLP; this is encoded by the coding sequence ATGAAAAACGAAGTTAAAATTCATGAAGTTGACCGCTCATTGAATAACAGAAGGAGCTTCTTAAAGCTCAGCGGCTTGGCATTAGCAGGCGCAGGTCTGGTAATAGCCGGTTGTAGCAACAATGATGATAATGACCCCGCACCAGAAGACACGTCATTACCAGGAGTTAGAAATGGTATTTTTGATTTAGGTTCTGGAGATTTTGGAGTATTAACTTATGCTTATGCTCTTGAACAACTAGAAGCCGACTTTTATACTAAAGTTGTAAACTCTTCAAACTTTAATAGCACTTTTAATGATATCGAACGTCAGGTTCTAACTGATTTGTATCATCATGAAGTAATTCACAGAGACTTTTTTAAAGCTGCCTTATCAGGAGCACTTCCAAATCCAAGCGCACAATTGCTACCTACACTAGCTTTTAATTATGGCGCTCTGAACTTTAATAGCCGTACTGATGTTCTTGCAACAGCAAAAGCTCTTGAAGATACTGGAGTTGCCGCTTATAACGGAGCTGGAAAATTGATTAAAAGTGCCGACTATTTACTATTAGCCGGAAAAATTGTTTCAGTTGAAGCAAGACACGCTTCAGCGATAAGAAGCTTAATTAATCCGAATTCAAGCGACTTTGCTGGTGATGATGTCATAAATACTTCTACAGGTTTAGATGTTGCGAAAGATCCTTCTAAAATTCTACCGATTGCCGGAGGTTTCATTACTACAAAATTCACTGCCAAATATTTACCTTAA
- a CDS encoding ferritin-like domain-containing protein: protein MNILKFIETFTDDSLMRSTGSRRDSFNQFGNIGKTLAIAAIPFGLSTFANKALAKDITATPATPIGALQFALTLEYLENEFYAMALDSGVIPASENGGRDLKVFQQIAAHESDHVKFLIAGLGGTMSANFVAKPTFDFTVGGAFDPFGDYPTFLALAQAFEDTGVRAYKGQAANLISAPDLLTAALQIHSVEARHASEVRRLRGLKGWISNDERGAGMPTATQAVYNGEGVTVQAGFNTAASFGAAAGSEAYDEPLTTQQVVDIANLFIV, encoded by the coding sequence ATGAATATTTTAAAATTTATAGAAACATTTACTGATGATAGCTTAATGAGAAGCACTGGATCAAGAAGAGACAGTTTTAATCAGTTTGGAAATATTGGAAAAACATTGGCAATCGCAGCGATTCCTTTTGGATTATCAACTTTCGCAAATAAAGCATTAGCAAAAGATATTACTGCAACACCGGCTACTCCAATTGGAGCTTTGCAATTTGCTTTAACTTTAGAATACCTTGAAAACGAATTTTATGCCATGGCATTAGATTCAGGAGTAATTCCTGCATCAGAAAATGGAGGACGAGATTTAAAAGTTTTTCAACAAATAGCTGCACACGAATCTGATCACGTTAAATTTTTAATCGCAGGTTTGGGCGGAACTATGAGTGCTAACTTTGTTGCAAAACCAACATTTGACTTTACTGTTGGCGGCGCATTTGATCCTTTTGGAGACTATCCAACCTTTCTGGCATTGGCGCAAGCCTTTGAAGATACAGGTGTAAGAGCATACAAAGGTCAGGCTGCAAATTTAATTTCTGCACCGGACTTATTAACTGCTGCATTACAAATTCATTCTGTAGAAGCACGTCATGCATCTGAAGTTCGACGCTTACGCGGATTAAAAGGATGGATCTCTAATGACGAAAGAGGCGCAGGAATGCCAACTGCAACGCAAGCTGTTTATAATGGTGAAGGAGTTACTGTTCAGGCAGGATTTAACACCGCAGCCTCATTTGGAGCTGCAGCAGGATCAGAAGCTTATGATGAGCCACTTACAACACAACAAGTTGTAGATATTGCAAATTTATTTATTGTTTAA
- the rplM gene encoding 50S ribosomal protein L13, whose translation MDALSYKTISASKATVTKEWIVVDAEGHNLGRLASKVAMILRGKYKPSYTPHVDCGDNVIVINSEKINLTGTKMNDKIYMRHTGYPGGQRTLTAKVLQSKNPALLVEKAVKGMLPKNKLGAELFRNLNVVVGAEHTHGAQKPRTVNLNDLK comes from the coding sequence ATGGACGCATTAAGCTACAAGACAATTTCAGCTAGCAAAGCCACTGTAACAAAAGAGTGGATTGTTGTTGATGCAGAAGGTCATAACTTAGGTCGTCTTGCTTCAAAGGTTGCGATGATCTTAAGAGGTAAGTACAAGCCAAGTTACACACCACACGTTGACTGTGGAGATAACGTAATTGTTATCAACTCAGAAAAAATTAACCTTACAGGTACAAAAATGAATGACAAAATTTACATGCGTCATACAGGTTACCCAGGAGGACAAAGAACTTTAACTGCTAAAGTATTGCAATCTAAAAACCCTGCATTATTAGTAGAGAAAGCTGTAAAAGGAATGTTACCTAAAAATAAATTAGGAGCTGAACTTTTTAGAAATCTAAATGTTGTTGTAGGTGCTGAGCATACTCACGGAGCTCAAAAACCTAGAACTGTTAACCTAAACGATCTTAAGTAA
- the rpsI gene encoding 30S ribosomal protein S9 codes for MGVIHKIGRRKTAVARVYVSEGTGKITVNKKEFATYFPTATLQYKVLQPLSMTENAGNFDVKVNVYGGGSTGQAEAVRMALARVMCEVNIENRAILKPEGLLTRDPRMVERKKFGQKKARKRFQFSKR; via the coding sequence ATGGGAGTTATTCACAAAATCGGTAGAAGAAAAACCGCTGTTGCACGTGTATATGTTTCTGAAGGAACAGGTAAAATCACTGTAAACAAAAAAGAATTCGCAACTTACTTTCCAACTGCAACTTTACAATACAAAGTTTTACAACCATTATCTATGACAGAAAATGCTGGTAACTTTGATGTAAAAGTAAACGTTTACGGAGGTGGTTCAACTGGACAAGCAGAAGCCGTAAGAATGGCATTAGCACGTGTAATGTGTGAAGTGAACATCGAAAACAGAGCTATCTTAAAACCAGAAGGTTTATTAACAAGAGATCCAAGAATGGTTGAACGTAAGAAATTCGGTCAGAAGAAAGCTCGTAAGAGATTCCAATTCTCTAAACGTTAA
- the rpsB gene encoding 30S ribosomal protein S2: protein MANKIEVKDLLEAGVHFGHMTRKWDPNMAPYIYMERNGIHIINLYKTAAKIEEANEALKKIAASGRKILFVATKKQAKDIVADKAKAANMPYITERWPGGMLTNFVTIRKAVKKMSSIDKMKKDGTFMTLSKKERLQVDRLRAKLEKNLGSIADMSRLPAALFVVDIKAEHIAIKEAQKLNIPVFAMVDTNSDPREVDYVIPANDDASKSIDKILSLVTAAVIEGLSDRGSDKEAEVFTEEAPAAEAAAPAVEAAPATEE, encoded by the coding sequence ATGGCAAACAAAATAGAAGTAAAAGACTTACTAGAAGCAGGTGTTCACTTTGGACACATGACTAGAAAATGGGATCCAAACATGGCCCCTTACATTTATATGGAGCGTAATGGTATTCACATTATCAATCTATATAAAACTGCAGCAAAAATCGAAGAAGCTAACGAAGCTTTGAAAAAAATCGCTGCATCAGGTAGAAAAATCTTATTCGTAGCTACCAAAAAACAAGCTAAAGACATCGTTGCTGATAAAGCAAAAGCTGCAAACATGCCTTACATCACTGAAAGATGGCCTGGTGGAATGCTAACTAACTTTGTAACTATCAGAAAGGCAGTTAAAAAAATGTCTTCTATTGATAAAATGAAGAAAGATGGTACTTTCATGACGTTATCTAAAAAAGAGCGTTTGCAAGTTGATCGTCTACGTGCTAAATTAGAGAAAAACTTAGGTTCAATTGCTGATATGTCTAGACTACCTGCAGCATTGTTCGTAGTAGATATCAAAGCTGAACACATCGCAATAAAAGAAGCACAAAAATTAAACATTCCAGTTTTCGCAATGGTTGATACGAATTCTGACCCAAGAGAGGTTGATTACGTTATTCCTGCAAATGATGATGCTTCTAAATCAATTGACAAAATTTTATCTTTAGTAACTGCTGCTGTAATCGAAGGTCTTTCTGACAGAGGTTCTGATAAAGAAGCTGAAGTTTTCACAGAAGAAGCTCCTGCTGCTGAAGCTGCTGCTCCTGCTGTTGAAGCTGCTCCTGCAACTGAAGAATAA
- the tsf gene encoding translation elongation factor Ts, giving the protein MATITAADVNKLRQSTGAGMMDCKKALVEADGDFDKAIQVLREKGQKVAANRSDRESSEGAAVSFINADNTKGAIITLNCETDFVGKNEAFVTLAKDLVERAINFSNKEEFLASDFNGITVAEKLIEQTGVIGEKIEIGGFEILEGAFVGSYVHVNKIAALTAISAAIPNADVLTKDVSMQVASMGADTLSYKDFDPAFVESELAARIAVIEKDNEEAKRLGKTLKNVPKYISFSQLTEEVLKQAEEDAKAELKAEGKPEQIWDKIIPGKVQRFISDNTTLDQEKALLDQNFIKDDSKKVGDYVKGYNVEITGFKRVTLG; this is encoded by the coding sequence ATGGCAACAATTACTGCTGCAGACGTAAATAAATTAAGACAATCTACAGGTGCCGGAATGATGGACTGTAAAAAAGCTTTAGTTGAAGCTGACGGAGATTTCGATAAAGCGATACAAGTCCTTAGAGAAAAAGGACAAAAAGTTGCTGCTAACCGTTCTGACCGTGAGTCTTCTGAAGGAGCTGCTGTTTCTTTTATCAATGCTGACAATACTAAAGGAGCTATCATCACTTTAAACTGTGAGACAGATTTCGTAGGTAAAAACGAAGCTTTCGTAACTTTAGCTAAAGATTTAGTTGAAAGAGCTATTAACTTCTCTAATAAAGAAGAATTCTTAGCTTCAGATTTCAACGGAATTACTGTTGCTGAAAAATTAATTGAGCAAACTGGAGTTATCGGAGAAAAAATCGAAATCGGTGGTTTTGAAATTTTAGAAGGTGCTTTTGTTGGATCTTATGTTCACGTTAACAAAATTGCTGCATTAACTGCAATTTCTGCTGCAATTCCTAATGCTGACGTTTTAACTAAAGATGTTTCTATGCAAGTTGCTTCTATGGGAGCTGATACATTATCTTACAAAGATTTTGATCCTGCTTTCGTTGAATCTGAACTTGCTGCTCGTATTGCTGTAATCGAAAAAGATAATGAAGAAGCAAAACGTTTAGGAAAAACTTTGAAAAATGTTCCTAAATATATTTCTTTCTCTCAATTAACTGAAGAAGTTTTAAAACAAGCTGAAGAAGATGCTAAAGCTGAATTAAAAGCTGAAGGTAAACCAGAGCAAATTTGGGACAAAATTATCCCAGGAAAAGTTCAACGTTTCATCTCTGACAACACTACTTTAGATCAAGAAAAAGCTTTGTTAGATCAAAACTTTATCAAAGACGATAGTAAAAAAGTTGGTGATTACGTTAAAGGATACAATGTTGAAATCACAGGTTTCAAAAGAGTTACTTTAGGTTAA
- a CDS encoding M3 family metallopeptidase yields the protein MSETSLTVDEKINANNPLLQKWSGSYGGVPAFNEYKVADFKPAIEIAIKENLNEFDAIANNPEAATFENTIAALENSGKKIARIHTAFGIYSSNIYTSEFGIVETEMSPKLSALNDKMYQNKKLFSRIETLYNSNEKEKLNSEQQRLIWLYYTDFVREGAELDDLNKEKVGKINQELATLFTRFSQNLLAEENNQFIELKEEGDFDGLPLEIKNAAIAEAKNRKLDALGCIVNTRSSIEPFLTFSDRRDLREKAFDIFVKRGDNGNENDTNETLITILKLRSEKAKLLGFPSFAHWSLSNKMAKDPEKTLELMHSVWKPAVEKVHQDVVEMQKIVDAEGDNFKIQPWDYRYYAEKVRKAKYSLDQNEIKQYLQLENLREGMFWVAGELFDLSFEQITNVPVYHKDVRVWEVSNKVLGKTIGLWYFDPYARTGKRSGAWMSSYRDQQKLENMLPIVSNNCNFIKGDGNESVLISWDDATTLFHEFGHALHGLCSNVTYPSLSGTSVARDYVEFPSQIFEHWLATPEVLNKFALHYKTNEPLPQSMVEKIELAANFNEGFATVETISSSFVDMKLHLTTETIDPVKFEKETLAALNMPSEIVMRHRIPQFAHIFSSDGYAAGYYSYLWADVINADAYEAFTEANGPYDKVVAKRLLDTIFSVGNTIDNEKGYENFRGRAPKSDALMRARNFPVE from the coding sequence ATGAGTGAGACTTCATTAACTGTTGATGAAAAAATAAATGCTAATAATCCATTACTTCAAAAATGGAGTGGATCATATGGCGGAGTTCCTGCTTTTAACGAATATAAGGTTGCAGATTTTAAACCTGCAATAGAAATAGCGATTAAGGAAAATTTAAATGAATTTGATGCTATTGCCAACAATCCCGAGGCTGCAACATTTGAGAATACTATTGCTGCATTAGAAAACTCAGGAAAAAAGATTGCGCGAATTCATACTGCTTTTGGAATTTATAGTTCGAATATTTATACGTCCGAATTTGGAATTGTAGAAACAGAAATGTCTCCAAAACTGTCTGCTTTAAATGATAAAATGTATCAGAATAAAAAGCTTTTCTCCCGAATAGAGACTTTATATAATTCTAATGAAAAAGAGAAATTGAATAGCGAACAGCAACGTTTGATTTGGTTGTATTATACTGATTTTGTTCGAGAAGGCGCTGAATTGGATGATTTAAATAAAGAAAAAGTAGGGAAAATTAATCAGGAATTAGCAACGCTTTTTACAAGATTTAGTCAAAATTTATTAGCGGAAGAAAACAATCAGTTTATTGAATTGAAAGAGGAGGGAGATTTTGATGGTTTACCTTTAGAAATAAAAAATGCTGCAATTGCTGAAGCAAAAAATCGTAAGCTTGATGCTTTGGGATGTATTGTTAATACTCGTTCTTCTATTGAACCATTTTTGACATTTTCTGATCGTAGAGATTTAAGAGAAAAAGCATTTGATATTTTTGTAAAACGCGGTGATAATGGTAACGAAAATGATACTAACGAAACGCTTATTACCATTTTGAAATTGCGAAGCGAAAAGGCGAAATTACTTGGATTTCCTTCTTTTGCACATTGGAGTCTGTCGAATAAAATGGCAAAAGATCCTGAGAAAACATTAGAATTGATGCATTCTGTTTGGAAACCCGCTGTAGAAAAGGTGCATCAGGATGTTGTTGAAATGCAGAAAATAGTAGATGCCGAAGGAGATAATTTTAAAATTCAACCGTGGGATTATCGTTATTATGCAGAGAAAGTAAGAAAGGCAAAATATAGTTTAGATCAAAACGAGATTAAACAATACTTGCAGCTTGAGAATTTGCGTGAAGGAATGTTTTGGGTTGCAGGAGAATTATTTGATTTAAGTTTTGAGCAAATTACTAATGTTCCGGTATATCATAAAGATGTGCGTGTTTGGGAAGTTAGTAATAAGGTCTTGGGCAAAACAATTGGGTTGTGGTATTTTGATCCTTATGCAAGAACAGGAAAGCGTTCAGGCGCATGGATGAGTTCTTATCGTGATCAGCAAAAGTTAGAAAATATGCTTCCAATTGTTTCCAATAATTGCAATTTTATAAAAGGAGATGGAAACGAATCCGTTTTGATTTCCTGGGATGATGCTACGACTTTGTTTCATGAATTTGGTCATGCTCTTCATGGATTGTGTTCGAATGTTACGTATCCTAGTTTGTCCGGAACGTCAGTAGCGAGAGATTATGTTGAGTTTCCTTCACAGATTTTTGAACATTGGTTAGCAACTCCTGAGGTGTTGAATAAGTTTGCTTTGCATTATAAAACAAATGAGCCATTGCCACAATCAATGGTAGAGAAAATTGAATTGGCTGCTAATTTTAATGAAGGTTTTGCAACTGTGGAAACGATATCGAGTTCTTTTGTAGATATGAAGCTTCATTTGACAACTGAAACGATTGATCCTGTAAAGTTCGAAAAAGAAACTTTGGCAGCGCTTAATATGCCGTCAGAGATTGTAATGCGTCATCGTATTCCGCAATTTGCGCATATTTTTTCGAGTGATGGTTATGCGGCTGGTTATTATAGTTATTTATGGGCAGATGTAATCAATGCTGATGCTTATGAGGCTTTTACGGAAGCAAACGGACCTTATGACAAAGTAGTTGCAAAAAGATTACTTGACACTATTTTTAGTGTTGGAAATACGATTGATAACGAAAAAGGATATGAGAATTTTAGAGGAAGAGCTCCAAAGTCTGATGCTTTGATGCGAGCGAGAAATTTTCCTGTTGAATAA
- a CDS encoding queuosine precursor transporter: MFKTRREIVFVILAGIFITNAVVAELIGGKLIQIGPFVMSIGILPWPIVFLTTDLINEYFGEKGVKKLSFITACLIAYAFLILFMAIVIPAAKGISPVNDEQFHAVFGQSMWIIVGSLIAFMASQLIDVWIFWFFKRRTGERKIWLRTTGSTVISQLFDSFIVLGIAFWLPGKIDFDTFISSGLTGYIFKLTVAVVLTPAIYAGHHLIKNYLENDPSHKENKNPE; encoded by the coding sequence ATGTTTAAAACCAGAAGAGAAATTGTCTTTGTAATTCTAGCAGGAATCTTTATCACCAATGCAGTTGTCGCAGAACTTATTGGGGGGAAATTAATCCAAATTGGTCCATTTGTAATGAGTATCGGAATTTTACCGTGGCCCATTGTATTCCTTACAACAGATTTAATCAATGAATATTTTGGAGAAAAAGGAGTAAAAAAGCTCTCTTTTATAACGGCTTGCTTAATTGCCTACGCTTTTTTAATATTATTCATGGCAATCGTTATTCCGGCAGCAAAAGGAATAAGTCCCGTAAATGACGAACAATTTCACGCGGTTTTTGGGCAAAGTATGTGGATAATTGTCGGAAGTTTAATTGCCTTTATGGCTTCACAATTAATTGATGTTTGGATATTTTGGTTTTTCAAAAGACGAACCGGCGAACGAAAAATATGGCTCAGAACCACCGGATCAACTGTAATTTCACAATTATTTGATTCTTTTATCGTACTTGGAATCGCTTTTTGGCTTCCGGGAAAAATCGATTTTGACACCTTTATTTCATCAGGATTAACCGGATATATATTCAAGCTTACTGTTGCTGTCGTATTAACCCCTGCGATTTATGCCGGACATCATTTGATTAAAAATTATCTAGAAAACGATCCTTCTCATAAAGAGAATAAAAACCCAGAATAA
- a CDS encoding DNA-3-methyladenine glycosylase I — MATQELIRCGWCTSSDLYKKYHDEEWGVPVYDDPTLFEFLILETFQAGLSWITILNKRENFRVAFDHFDYKKIANYSENKIAELLENTGIIRNKLKIKSSVSNAQAFIKIQEEFGSFSDYIWKFTNGKPIINNPKTSKDVPATTPLSDEISKDLKKRGFKFVGSTVIYAHMQATGMVNDHAEDCWKRVQ; from the coding sequence ATGGCAACACAAGAACTTATTCGATGTGGTTGGTGCACTTCCAGCGATTTATACAAAAAATATCATGACGAAGAATGGGGTGTTCCGGTTTATGATGATCCTACTTTATTCGAATTTTTAATTCTGGAAACTTTTCAGGCTGGTTTAAGCTGGATTACAATTTTAAATAAACGAGAAAATTTCAGAGTAGCTTTCGATCATTTCGATTATAAAAAAATCGCGAATTATTCCGAAAATAAAATAGCCGAATTATTGGAAAATACCGGAATTATCCGCAACAAACTCAAAATAAAATCTTCCGTTTCAAACGCACAGGCATTTATAAAAATTCAGGAAGAATTTGGAAGTTTCTCTGATTATATTTGGAAATTTACCAACGGAAAACCAATCATCAATAATCCAAAAACATCAAAAGACGTTCCCGCTACTACTCCACTTTCTGACGAAATCAGCAAAGATTTAAAAAAAAGAGGCTTTAAATTCGTAGGTTCAACCGTAATTTACGCACATATGCAAGCCACTGGAATGGTCAATGATCATGCGGAAGATTGCTGGAAAAGAGTTCAGTAA
- the thiS gene encoding sulfur carrier protein ThiS, which translates to MEIKINQQIKQFNAESLSVQSLLDLEIPNKQNGIAVAVNNTVVPKLNWNQHFVQETDEILIISATQGG; encoded by the coding sequence ATGGAAATAAAAATCAACCAACAAATCAAACAATTCAATGCTGAATCGCTAAGCGTTCAATCATTGCTCGATCTCGAAATTCCCAACAAACAAAACGGAATTGCCGTTGCTGTAAATAATACTGTCGTTCCAAAACTCAACTGGAACCAACACTTCGTACAAGAAACTGACGAAATTTTAATTATTTCAGCAACACAAGGCGGATAA
- the thiC gene encoding phosphomethylpyrimidine synthase ThiC, whose translation MTTEEQISRTPFPNSNKVYVNGEIHPIKVAMREVILSDTKLSNGGIEKNPPVTIYDTSGPYTDPNIEIDIRKGLPRLRESWILDRNDVEILSEITSDYGQSRLKDESLNHLRFEYLHQPKRAKKGANVTQLYYAKQGIITPEMEYIAIRENQRIELLNEQTKAMQCQHSGHSFGANTPKSKITPEFVRSEVACGRAIIPNNINHPESEPMIVGRNFLVKINANIGNSAVTSSIEEEVEKAVWACRWGADTIMDLSTGKNIHETREWIIRNSPVPIGTVPIYQALEKVKGIAEDLTWEVFRDTLIEQAEQGVSYFTIHAGVLLRYIHLTADRVTGIVSRGGSIMAKWCLFHHKENFLYTHFEEICEIMKQYDVAFSLGDGLRPGSIADANDAAQFAELETLGELTKIAWKHDVQVFIEGPGHVPMHMIKENMDKQLEHCSEAPFYTLGPLTTDIAPGYDHITSAIGAAMIGWYGCAMLCYVTPKEHLGLPNKKDVKDGVITYKISAHAADLAKGHPGAQYRDNALSKARFEFRWEDQFNLSLDPDTAREFHDETLPADGAKVAHFCSMCGPKFCSMKISQEIRDVAAAEKGMQEKSEEFIEQGKEIYI comes from the coding sequence ATGACTACAGAAGAACAAATTTCCAGAACTCCTTTTCCGAACTCCAATAAAGTATATGTTAATGGAGAAATTCATCCTATAAAAGTCGCTATGCGAGAAGTTATTCTTAGCGATACTAAACTTTCAAACGGCGGAATTGAGAAAAATCCTCCAGTAACAATTTACGATACTTCCGGGCCTTACACAGATCCTAACATCGAAATTGACATTCGTAAAGGTTTGCCACGCTTACGCGAAAGTTGGATTCTGGATCGAAATGATGTCGAAATTTTAAGCGAAATAACTTCTGACTACGGTCAAAGCCGATTAAAAGATGAAAGCCTGAATCACCTTCGTTTTGAATATTTACATCAGCCTAAACGTGCCAAAAAAGGCGCAAATGTGACGCAATTATACTACGCAAAACAAGGTATCATAACTCCAGAAATGGAATATATCGCAATTCGTGAAAATCAACGAATCGAGTTATTAAACGAACAAACCAAAGCAATGCAATGTCAGCATTCGGGACATAGTTTTGGCGCAAATACTCCAAAAAGCAAAATAACACCCGAATTTGTTCGAAGTGAAGTTGCTTGCGGAAGAGCTATAATTCCTAACAACATCAATCATCCTGAAAGCGAACCCATGATTGTTGGACGTAACTTTTTGGTAAAAATAAATGCTAATATCGGAAACAGTGCAGTAACCTCAAGCATCGAAGAAGAAGTTGAAAAAGCCGTTTGGGCTTGCCGTTGGGGTGCTGATACAATTATGGATTTATCAACTGGAAAAAATATTCACGAAACCAGAGAATGGATTATTCGTAATTCTCCGGTTCCAATTGGTACCGTTCCTATTTATCAGGCTTTAGAAAAAGTAAAAGGAATCGCCGAAGATTTAACTTGGGAAGTTTTCCGCGATACATTAATCGAACAAGCCGAACAAGGTGTTTCGTATTTTACCATTCATGCTGGAGTTTTATTGCGCTACATTCATTTAACAGCAGATCGCGTTACCGGAATTGTTTCTCGTGGTGGATCAATCATGGCAAAATGGTGTTTATTTCATCATAAAGAAAACTTTTTGTACACGCATTTTGAGGAAATTTGCGAAATCATGAAGCAATACGATGTTGCTTTCTCATTAGGCGATGGTTTGCGTCCAGGTTCAATTGCTGATGCCAACGATGCAGCTCAATTTGCCGAATTAGAAACTTTAGGCGAACTAACAAAAATCGCGTGGAAACACGATGTTCAGGTTTTCATTGAAGGTCCGGGTCACGTGCCAATGCACATGATTAAAGAAAATATGGACAAGCAATTAGAACATTGCAGCGAAGCCCCTTTTTACACTCTTGGTCCTTTAACTACTGATATTGCACCAGGTTACGATCATATTACATCTGCAATTGGAGCCGCAATGATTGGCTGGTACGGCTGCGCAATGTTGTGTTATGTAACGCCAAAAGAGCATCTTGGATTACCCAATAAAAAAGACGTAAAAGATGGCGTTATCACTTATAAAATTTCTGCACATGCCGCTGATTTAGCCAAAGGTCATCCGGGAGCACAATATCGTGATAATGCTTTAAGTAAAGCCCGTTTTGAATTCCGTTGGGAAGATCAGTTTAATTTATCATTAGATCCAGATACGGCTAGAGAATTTCATGATGAAACTCTTCCTGCTGACGGAGCAAAAGTAGCGCATTTCTGTTCGATGTGTGGCCCAAAATTCTGTTCTATGAAAATATCTCAGGAAATACGTGATGTAGCAGCCGCCGAAAAAGGTATGCAGGAGAAATCAGAAGAATTTATTGAGCAAGGGAAAGAGATTTATATCTAA